From one bacterium genomic stretch:
- the sppA gene encoding signal peptide peptidase SppA: MSRRSNIVALGLAIVLIMTVAGIVLAVVRAARGDGGGLGLGGRIALIEVDGVLGDDRKYLEQIRRLRENRAVKGYVLAINSPGGVVGPAQSLYRELKRLREEDGLPVVASIAGTGASGGYYVALAADSIFALPGSITGSIGVLLEVPNASELMDRVGVSVEVVKSAEQKDAGSPFRPLTPADREMLSNVVMDLYEQFVQVVAEERNLDPGTVRELADGRILSGRQALEYGLIDRIGNLNDALAAAGRMAGLGERPKIIRPPRERITLLDVILGRAPATAALARLAHSIGEWRGPRLLFAVPY; the protein is encoded by the coding sequence GTGTCCCGGCGTTCCAACATCGTCGCACTCGGTCTGGCCATCGTGCTCATCATGACGGTGGCCGGGATCGTCCTCGCCGTGGTGCGGGCGGCGCGAGGGGACGGCGGCGGCCTCGGCCTGGGCGGACGGATCGCCTTGATCGAGGTCGACGGCGTCCTGGGCGACGATCGCAAGTACCTGGAGCAGATCCGGCGGCTCCGCGAGAACAGGGCCGTCAAGGGCTACGTTCTCGCGATCAACTCGCCGGGCGGAGTCGTGGGCCCGGCACAGAGCCTGTACCGCGAGCTCAAGCGGTTGCGCGAGGAGGACGGCCTGCCCGTCGTCGCCTCGATCGCCGGCACGGGCGCCTCCGGCGGCTACTACGTCGCGCTCGCGGCGGACTCCATCTTCGCGCTGCCCGGCTCGATCACCGGCTCGATCGGCGTGTTGCTGGAGGTCCCCAACGCGAGCGAGCTCATGGATCGGGTCGGCGTGTCCGTCGAGGTGGTGAAGAGCGCCGAGCAGAAGGACGCCGGCTCGCCGTTCCGGCCGCTGACTCCGGCCGACCGCGAGATGCTCTCGAACGTGGTCATGGACCTCTACGAGCAGTTCGTGCAGGTGGTGGCGGAAGAGCGGAACCTCGACCCCGGCACCGTGCGCGAGCTCGCGGACGGGCGTATCCTGTCCGGCCGGCAGGCACTCGAGTACGGGCTGATCGACCGCATCGGCAACTTGAACGATGCGCTGGCGGCCGCCGGCCGGATGGCGGGCCTCGGGGAGCGACCGAAGATCATCCGCCCGCCGCGCGAGAGGATCACGCTGCTTGACGTGATCTTGGGACGCGCGCCTGCGACGGCGGCGCTGGCGCGGCTGGCCCACTCGATCGGCGAGTGGCGCGGCCCGCGGCTCCTGTTTGCCGTCCCATACTAG
- a CDS encoding carbamoyl phosphate synthase small subunit, with translation MSRSGYLLLEDGRQFAGVTMGAEGVALGEVVFNTAMTGYQEVLTDPSYAGQIVVMTYPLIGNYGVTPEDEESAVPRLSGFVVRELSPLYTSWRARDSLESYLARHGVVGLTEVDTRAVTRHVRQAGAMRAAIAPASVPRDEVMERILAHPRMEGLDLACAVTTTERYEVPAVGPERFRVVAYDLGVKSRSLRLLAERGCRVIVVPAGTPPEAVVELQPDGLFVSNGPGDPEAVEGTLETIRRLANAGTPVFGICLGHQLVARAFGGQTYKLLYGHRGGNHPVKRLADGAVEITAQNHGFAVRRGPGDEVAGAPALRVTHVSLNDGTMEGLEHRELPVFSVQYHPEGAPGPHDSVYLFDRFVEAMAQREARA, from the coding sequence TTGTCCCGATCCGGGTACCTCCTCCTCGAAGACGGCCGGCAGTTCGCCGGCGTGACGATGGGCGCCGAGGGCGTCGCGCTGGGTGAGGTCGTCTTCAACACGGCGATGACCGGGTACCAGGAGGTCCTGACCGACCCGTCGTACGCCGGCCAGATCGTCGTCATGACCTACCCGCTGATCGGCAACTACGGCGTGACGCCGGAGGACGAAGAGTCCGCCGTGCCGCGGCTCTCCGGTTTCGTGGTGCGCGAGCTCTCGCCGCTCTACACGAGCTGGCGCGCGCGGGATTCGCTGGAGTCGTACCTGGCCCGTCACGGCGTGGTGGGCTTGACGGAGGTGGACACCCGGGCCGTCACGCGCCACGTGCGGCAGGCCGGCGCGATGCGTGCGGCGATCGCACCGGCCAGCGTCCCGCGGGACGAGGTCATGGAGCGGATCCTGGCCCACCCGCGGATGGAGGGCCTGGACCTGGCCTGCGCCGTCACGACGACGGAGCGCTACGAGGTGCCGGCGGTCGGGCCGGAGCGGTTCCGCGTCGTCGCGTACGACCTCGGGGTCAAGTCCAGGTCGCTGCGGCTGCTCGCGGAGCGCGGGTGCCGCGTGATCGTCGTGCCGGCGGGAACGCCGCCCGAGGCGGTGGTCGAGCTGCAGCCGGATGGCCTCTTCGTCTCGAACGGCCCCGGCGACCCCGAAGCGGTGGAGGGCACGCTGGAGACGATCCGCCGCCTCGCGAACGCCGGGACGCCGGTCTTCGGCATCTGCCTCGGACACCAGCTCGTGGCGCGCGCCTTCGGCGGGCAAACGTACAAGCTCCTCTACGGGCACCGGGGAGGGAACCATCCGGTGAAGCGGCTCGCCGACGGCGCCGTGGAGATCACCGCGCAGAACCACGGCTTCGCGGTGCGGCGCGGTCCCGGCGACGAAGTGGCGGGCGCGCCGGCGTTGCGGGTGACGCACGTGAGCCTCAACGACGGCACGATGGAAGGCCTGGAGCACCGGGAGCTTCCGGTGTTCAGCGTGCAGTATCATCCGGAAGGAGCTCCGGGGCCCCACGACTCGGTCTACCTCTTCGACCGGTTCGTGGAGGCAATGGCCCAACGAGAAGCCAGGGCTTGA
- the rnhA gene encoding ribonuclease HI (An endonuclease that specifically degrades the RNA strand of RNA-DNA hybrids), which translates to MSAGDKPTVYIHADESCLGVQFKDRPARGGAAGLVEYWKDGVWVRRDYWLSEPATTNNRMAIRSAIEGLRALRVPCRVVFVSDSEYLVKGMREWVPVWRQRGWRRKTGPVENEDLWRELVDVAERHDVEWRWVRGHAGHPRNEYANALAVRAAKEQGSSNGLRPSGFERWLEEQRERGRYLDFFEFAPPEDEGARGPGP; encoded by the coding sequence ATGAGCGCTGGAGACAAGCCCACCGTCTACATCCACGCGGATGAGTCCTGTCTGGGCGTGCAGTTCAAGGACCGGCCCGCGCGCGGCGGCGCCGCAGGGCTGGTCGAGTACTGGAAGGATGGCGTCTGGGTGCGGCGCGACTACTGGCTCAGCGAGCCCGCCACGACCAACAACCGGATGGCGATCCGCAGCGCCATCGAAGGGCTCCGCGCGCTGCGCGTGCCTTGCCGCGTCGTGTTCGTCTCCGACTCGGAGTACCTCGTGAAAGGCATGCGGGAGTGGGTCCCGGTCTGGAGGCAGCGGGGCTGGCGGCGCAAGACGGGGCCGGTGGAAAACGAGGATCTCTGGCGGGAGCTCGTGGACGTCGCCGAGCGCCATGACGTGGAGTGGCGCTGGGTCCGGGGCCACGCCGGCCACCCGCGGAACGAGTACGCGAACGCGCTGGCGGTCCGTGCGGCGAAGGAGCAGGGCTCATCGAACGGTCTCCGGCCTTCCGGCTTCGAGCGGTGGCTCGAGGAGCAGCGGGAGCGGGGCCGTTACCTCGACTTCTTCGAGTTCGCGCCGCCGGAGGACGAGGGCGCTCGGGGCCCAGGGCCCTGA
- a CDS encoding octanoyltransferase, whose translation MGAAAEREARRRAGRWETGPGPRLSPARALHARWLGTVEYGEGLRLQEELVRERRAGSIPDQLLLLEHPHVITLGTSAAPDHVLADDVERRLLGISLFRTGRGGDVTYHGPGQLVGYPILDLKPDRCDLHRYIRDIEEALIRALAGFGITAGRRPGLTGVWVGDEKIAAIGVRVSSGWITSHGFALNVDPDLRYFGTIVPCGIRDYGVTSMARCGVQGLTPRDVAGPVAERFAEVFDRDVFFESGRDAAAGRGGPTDAAQGPGPRAPSSSGGANSKKSR comes from the coding sequence ATGGGCGCAGCGGCCGAACGAGAGGCACGGCGCCGGGCGGGCCGGTGGGAGACGGGGCCTGGACCCCGTCTCTCGCCGGCCCGCGCGTTGCACGCCCGGTGGCTCGGCACGGTGGAGTACGGCGAAGGCCTGCGACTCCAGGAAGAGCTCGTGCGCGAGCGCAGGGCCGGCTCGATCCCGGACCAGCTGCTCCTGCTCGAGCACCCGCACGTCATCACCCTCGGCACGTCCGCAGCCCCGGACCACGTGCTCGCGGACGACGTCGAGCGCCGGCTACTGGGGATCTCACTGTTCCGGACCGGGCGCGGCGGGGACGTGACGTACCACGGCCCGGGACAGCTCGTCGGCTATCCGATCCTCGACCTCAAGCCGGACCGCTGCGACCTGCACCGCTACATCCGCGACATCGAGGAGGCGCTCATCCGTGCGCTGGCCGGGTTCGGCATCACCGCGGGCCGGCGGCCGGGGCTCACGGGCGTGTGGGTCGGGGACGAGAAGATCGCAGCCATCGGCGTCCGCGTCTCCAGCGGCTGGATCACCTCCCACGGCTTCGCCCTCAACGTGGACCCGGACCTGCGGTACTTCGGGACCATCGTGCCGTGCGGCATCCGGGACTACGGCGTGACGTCCATGGCGCGCTGCGGCGTCCAGGGGCTCACGCCGCGGGATGTGGCCGGGCCCGTGGCCGAGCGCTTCGCCGAGGTCTTCGACCGCGACGTCTTCTTCGAATCCGGCCGAGACGCCGCTGCGGGGCGAGGCGGGCCGACGGACGCCGCTCAGGGCCCTGGGCCCCGAGCGCCCTCGTCCTCCGGCGGCGCGAACTCGAAGAAGTCGAGGTAA
- a CDS encoding 2-oxoglutarate dehydrogenase, E2 component, dihydrolipoamide succinyltransferase, whose translation MARIEVPMPQMGESIAEGTVSKWLKKVGDEVARDEPLVEISTDKVDAEIPSPAAGVLAEIKVEEGATVEVGSVLAYIETEKGAAVTAPPEAKAPAPEVQAPEAPPVETPAPAAAAAPTGDGRTETAEERLRRRSTPLVRKIAAEHGVDLSEVQGTGRAGRVTKQDILAYIEQREKAAAAAAPAARATATAAPPAAPRAAPTGVMDADQLWNLFYSQVRHPEWPVRPNDRVEPMDRIRRLTAEHMVLAKRIAPHVHSFIEVDFTRIDRIRRKNKQRWEEQGVKVSYTAFVAVAVARVLKEFPRVNATISGDDIIYRGDINIGIAVDLNPGLIVPVVHKADELNLLGIAKRINDLAARARDRKLKPEEIQGATFSITNPGVLGTLVGMPIIPEGTAAILGMGSIEKRPVVVEVDGTDTIAIRLRSLFSLGYDHRIIDGADAARFLARLREVLETFPEDAG comes from the coding sequence ATGGCGCGCATCGAAGTGCCAATGCCCCAGATGGGCGAATCCATCGCCGAGGGCACGGTCTCGAAGTGGCTGAAGAAAGTCGGGGACGAGGTGGCCAGGGATGAGCCGCTGGTCGAGATCTCGACCGACAAGGTGGACGCGGAGATCCCTTCACCTGCGGCGGGTGTGCTCGCAGAGATCAAGGTGGAGGAGGGCGCGACGGTGGAGGTCGGCAGCGTGCTCGCCTACATCGAGACGGAGAAGGGCGCGGCCGTGACGGCGCCGCCGGAGGCGAAAGCCCCGGCGCCCGAAGTGCAGGCGCCGGAGGCCCCGCCGGTCGAGACGCCTGCGCCGGCGGCTGCGGCGGCGCCGACCGGCGACGGTCGCACCGAGACAGCGGAGGAGCGGCTCCGCCGCCGTTCCACCCCGCTGGTCCGCAAGATCGCCGCTGAGCACGGCGTAGACCTGTCGGAGGTCCAGGGCACGGGCCGCGCCGGCCGCGTCACCAAGCAGGACATCCTCGCCTACATCGAGCAGCGCGAGAAGGCGGCGGCCGCGGCTGCCCCCGCTGCGCGGGCCACGGCGACGGCGGCGCCGCCCGCCGCGCCCCGCGCCGCCCCGACGGGCGTCATGGATGCGGACCAGCTCTGGAACCTGTTCTACAGCCAGGTCCGCCACCCCGAGTGGCCGGTGCGCCCGAACGACCGCGTCGAGCCCATGGATCGCATCCGCCGCCTCACGGCGGAGCACATGGTGCTGGCCAAGCGCATCGCGCCCCACGTCCACTCGTTCATCGAGGTGGACTTCACGCGCATCGACCGCATCCGGCGCAAGAACAAGCAGCGCTGGGAAGAGCAGGGCGTGAAGGTCAGCTACACCGCCTTCGTGGCCGTCGCCGTCGCCCGGGTGCTCAAGGAGTTCCCGCGGGTCAACGCCACCATCTCCGGCGACGACATCATCTACCGCGGGGACATCAACATCGGCATCGCCGTGGACCTCAACCCGGGACTCATCGTTCCGGTGGTGCACAAGGCGGACGAGCTGAACCTCCTCGGCATCGCGAAGCGCATCAACGACCTCGCCGCACGCGCCCGCGACCGCAAGCTCAAGCCGGAGGAGATCCAGGGAGCGACGTTCTCCATCACCAATCCGGGCGTACTCGGCACCCTCGTCGGCATGCCGATCATCCCGGAGGGCACCGCGGCGATCCTGGGCATGGGGTCCATCGAGAAGCGGCCGGTCGTCGTGGAGGTGGACGGGACGGACACGATCGCCATCCGTCTGCGCTCCCTCTTCTCGCTCGGCTACGACCACCGCATCATCGACGGCGCAGACGCCGCACGCTTCCTGGCGCGGCTCAGGGAGGTCCTCGAGACGTTCCCGGAGGACGCGGGCTGA
- a CDS encoding alpha-ketoacid dehydrogenase subunit beta gives MATTVSPRVTRGEKPENVRHTELGEPVTFLEAIREALWEEMEADERVFLMGEDIGAYGGAFKVTEGFLEYFGPERVIDTPISEAGFTGAAAGAAHMGLRPVVEMQFMDFVSCAYQALTNYIATSRYRGAGPLPLVVRGPVGGGVRGGPFHSQSPEMAFFHTPGLKIVYPATAYDAKGLLKAAIRDEDPVLFFEHKKLYRLPALREVLPKGDYVVPLGRARLDREGRDVTIVTYGSMVHESRKAAERLAAEDGIEVEILDLRTLLPLDEDAITGSVKKTNRVLIVHEDTRTGGIAGEIAMRISERAFEWLDAPVLRVTAIDAPVPYAPPLEDYFLPQVSDIVEACRYLAGY, from the coding sequence ATGGCGACGACGGTTTCCCCGCGGGTGACCAGGGGAGAGAAGCCCGAGAACGTGCGGCACACGGAGCTGGGAGAGCCGGTCACGTTCCTGGAAGCCATCCGGGAGGCGCTGTGGGAGGAGATGGAGGCGGACGAACGCGTCTTCCTGATGGGCGAGGACATCGGCGCCTACGGCGGCGCGTTCAAGGTCACCGAGGGCTTCCTCGAGTACTTCGGGCCCGAACGCGTGATCGACACGCCGATCAGCGAGGCCGGCTTCACCGGCGCGGCCGCGGGCGCGGCCCACATGGGTTTGCGCCCCGTGGTCGAGATGCAGTTCATGGACTTCGTGTCGTGCGCCTACCAAGCGCTGACGAATTATATCGCCACGTCCCGGTATCGTGGCGCCGGTCCGCTGCCGCTGGTCGTGCGCGGCCCGGTCGGCGGCGGCGTGCGGGGCGGGCCGTTCCACTCACAGAGCCCGGAGATGGCGTTCTTCCACACCCCCGGGCTCAAGATCGTCTACCCCGCGACGGCGTACGACGCGAAGGGGCTGTTGAAGGCAGCCATCCGGGACGAGGACCCGGTTCTCTTCTTCGAGCACAAGAAGCTGTACCGGCTGCCCGCGCTGCGGGAGGTGCTGCCGAAGGGGGACTACGTGGTGCCGCTGGGCCGTGCCCGGCTGGACCGCGAGGGCAGGGACGTCACGATCGTGACGTACGGCAGCATGGTCCACGAGAGCCGGAAGGCGGCGGAGCGGCTCGCCGCCGAGGACGGGATCGAAGTCGAGATCCTCGATCTGCGGACGCTGCTCCCGTTGGACGAAGACGCGATCACCGGGAGCGTGAAGAAGACCAACCGCGTGCTCATCGTGCACGAGGACACGCGGACCGGCGGCATCGCCGGCGAGATCGCGATGCGGATCAGCGAGCGGGCGTTCGAGTGGCTGGATGCGCCCGTCCTGCGGGTGACGGCCATCGACGCGCCGGTGCCGTACGCGCCGCCTCTCGAGGACTATTTCCTCCCGCAGGTGTCGGACATCGTGGAAGCGTGTCGGTACCTGGCGGGGTACTGA
- the secG gene encoding preprotein translocase subunit SecG, translating into MVFGILLALLILDGILLSIVVLLQAGKGGGLAAMGGAGTDTLIGGRQAATLLTKATWIGGGIFMALALILSIMSARAQRPQSVLRDEFRQAAPAVPQPILPTAPQPEQQEQGGAASTAEPSAAGTATGEQAPAQQ; encoded by the coding sequence ATCGTGTTCGGAATCCTTCTGGCACTCCTCATTCTGGACGGCATCCTGCTGTCCATCGTGGTGCTGCTCCAGGCGGGCAAGGGAGGCGGGCTCGCGGCCATGGGCGGTGCCGGCACGGACACCCTGATCGGCGGCCGCCAGGCGGCGACGCTCCTGACCAAGGCGACGTGGATCGGCGGGGGCATCTTCATGGCGCTGGCCCTGATCCTCTCGATCATGTCGGCGCGGGCGCAACGGCCACAGTCGGTCCTGCGTGATGAGTTCAGGCAGGCGGCGCCGGCGGTCCCGCAGCCGATCCTGCCGACGGCGCCCCAGCCGGAGCAGCAGGAGCAGGGCGGCGCGGCTTCCACGGCGGAGCCGTCCGCTGCGGGCACGGCGACCGGCGAGCAGGCGCCCGCTCAGCAGTAG
- a CDS encoding triose-phosphate isomerase, whose protein sequence is MSGAAPWRTPVIAGNWKMNRGPSATREYFRDFKERWAPRADRTVLFFPPAVSLTTAAEMVRDRPDLALGAQNIHWEAEGAFTGEISAAMARDAGARYTLVGHSERRHLFGETDEQVARKVAAALAGELVPVVCVGETLEERRAGRVEEVILRQLDAVLAVIPADAGPRFMIAYEPVWAIGTGVNASPDDASAAHAILRRRLAEHAGEATAAATPILYGGSVKPDNAASLLGAQDVDGLLVGGASLDPASFAAIAAAPAG, encoded by the coding sequence ATGAGCGGCGCGGCGCCGTGGCGCACGCCGGTGATCGCGGGCAACTGGAAGATGAACCGGGGGCCCTCGGCGACGCGCGAGTACTTCCGTGATTTCAAGGAGCGGTGGGCGCCGAGGGCGGACCGCACCGTGCTCTTCTTCCCTCCAGCCGTCTCGCTGACCACCGCCGCCGAGATGGTGCGGGACCGTCCGGACCTCGCCCTGGGCGCGCAGAACATCCACTGGGAGGCCGAGGGCGCGTTCACCGGCGAGATCAGCGCCGCGATGGCCCGGGACGCCGGCGCGCGGTACACGCTCGTGGGCCACTCGGAGCGCCGGCACCTGTTCGGCGAGACGGACGAGCAGGTCGCCCGCAAAGTGGCGGCCGCACTGGCGGGAGAGCTGGTCCCCGTGGTCTGCGTGGGCGAGACGCTGGAGGAGCGCCGGGCCGGCCGCGTGGAAGAGGTGATCCTCCGCCAGCTCGATGCGGTGCTGGCCGTCATCCCCGCGGACGCCGGGCCGCGGTTCATGATCGCCTACGAGCCGGTGTGGGCGATCGGGACCGGCGTGAACGCGAGCCCGGACGACGCGTCTGCCGCCCACGCCATCTTGCGCCGGCGGTTGGCGGAGCACGCGGGCGAGGCCACGGCCGCCGCGACGCCGATCCTCTACGGCGGCTCGGTCAAGCCGGACAACGCCGCGTCCCTTCTCGGCGCGCAGGACGTGGACGGCTTGCTGGTCGGGGGAGCGAGCCTGGACCCGGCCAGCTTCGCGGCCATTGCGGCTGCGCCCGCCGGCTGA
- the pgk gene encoding phosphoglycerate kinase: MRTLSVRDLPDSALRSRRVLVRVDYNVPLEDGRVADDTRIQATLPTLRYLTERGARVILVSHLGRPKGRWDDAYSLRPVADRLSELLGAEVRFVPDIVGAEARTAAASLGDGDVLLLENVRFLPGEESNERELAEGLASLAEVYVNDAFGAAHRAHASTAGVAEVMRQEGRPAVAGLLMERELAMLGKALESPERPFVAILGGAKISGKIDVIENLLPRVDSLLVGGAMANTFFRALGLQTGRSLVEEDRIELARQLLERAGEKLVLPVDCVVAGEAKPGARTWLLDRDEVPPEGMILDIGPKSVATFREYVDRARTVLWNGPMGMAEIEEFSHGTVGIARALADATARGATTIVGGGDSVAAVREAGLVDQMTHVSTGGGASLEFLEGRTLPGVAALDRSGEG; encoded by the coding sequence GTGAGGACACTCTCCGTTCGCGACTTGCCAGACAGCGCGCTCCGCAGCCGGCGCGTGCTCGTGCGCGTGGACTACAACGTCCCGCTCGAGGACGGCCGTGTCGCGGACGACACGCGCATCCAGGCCACGCTGCCGACGCTGCGGTACCTCACCGAACGCGGCGCGCGCGTCATCCTGGTCTCGCACCTCGGGCGGCCGAAGGGGCGCTGGGATGACGCGTACTCGCTCCGTCCGGTGGCCGACCGCCTGTCCGAGTTGCTGGGCGCCGAGGTCCGTTTCGTTCCGGACATCGTGGGCGCCGAGGCGCGTACGGCCGCGGCCTCGCTCGGCGACGGCGACGTCTTGCTCCTGGAGAACGTGCGCTTCCTGCCCGGCGAGGAGTCCAACGAGCGCGAGCTGGCGGAAGGGCTCGCCTCCCTCGCGGAGGTCTACGTCAACGACGCCTTCGGCGCTGCACACCGCGCGCACGCGTCCACCGCGGGCGTGGCCGAGGTCATGCGGCAGGAGGGGCGGCCCGCGGTGGCGGGACTGCTCATGGAGCGGGAGCTCGCCATGCTGGGCAAGGCGCTCGAGTCGCCCGAGCGGCCGTTCGTCGCGATCCTCGGCGGCGCGAAGATCTCCGGGAAGATCGACGTGATCGAGAACCTGCTGCCGCGCGTGGATTCGCTCCTGGTGGGCGGCGCCATGGCCAACACGTTCTTCCGGGCCCTGGGACTCCAGACCGGCCGCTCGCTCGTCGAAGAGGACCGCATCGAACTGGCGCGGCAGCTCCTGGAGCGGGCGGGCGAGAAGCTCGTCTTGCCGGTGGACTGCGTGGTGGCTGGGGAGGCCAAGCCCGGCGCCCGGACCTGGCTGCTCGACCGGGACGAGGTCCCGCCCGAGGGCATGATCCTGGACATCGGCCCGAAGAGCGTGGCCACCTTCCGCGAGTACGTGGACCGCGCCCGGACCGTGCTTTGGAACGGTCCCATGGGAATGGCGGAGATCGAGGAGTTCTCCCACGGCACGGTCGGCATCGCCCGAGCGCTCGCGGATGCGACGGCCCGGGGTGCGACCACGATCGTGGGCGGCGGTGACAGCGTCGCCGCCGTGCGGGAGGCGGGGCTCGTCGACCAGATGACGCACGTATCCACCGGGGGCGGCGCCTCCCTCGAGTTCCTCGAGGGCCGCACGCTGCCCGGCGTGGCGGCGCTGGACCGGAGCGGCGAGGGATGA
- a CDS encoding alpha/beta hydrolase encodes MTRRRNNGRAGGPGRQGHGESECRGPSSSARARLWWAMQRLLALGGVEAESREVEAAGTRLHYLAAGARGPTVVLLQGASGGAANWYRVLGPLSRKCRVLALDLPGFGFSAPASPVGPLGEYVAGVVDDWLVRVGVERYALVGTSFGGLVALRLAQRRPERVERLVLLDAAGLGRELPGLVRLAGLPLLGPAVLKPSRPGTRWLLDHVLTSRPLPREHAAALVDYLFWSARTGDARLLAAAVARFCDLGGQREVLGDEELAALHAPTLVVWGAEDRFLPAAHGERAAALIPRSAFVRIRGAGHSPNWEAPEELLAALVPFVAEG; translated from the coding sequence GTGACGCGGCGGCGCAACAACGGCCGGGCGGGCGGGCCCGGGCGGCAGGGCCACGGCGAGAGCGAGTGCCGTGGCCCTTCGTCATCGGCGCGGGCGCGGCTCTGGTGGGCGATGCAGCGGCTGCTGGCGCTGGGGGGAGTCGAGGCGGAGAGTCGGGAGGTTGAGGCGGCCGGGACGCGGCTCCACTACCTGGCGGCCGGCGCCCGGGGGCCGACAGTCGTGCTGCTCCAGGGCGCGAGCGGCGGCGCGGCGAACTGGTACCGGGTCCTCGGGCCGCTGTCCCGGAAGTGCCGGGTCCTCGCGCTGGACCTTCCGGGGTTCGGCTTTTCGGCCCCGGCCTCTCCGGTCGGGCCGCTGGGCGAGTACGTGGCCGGCGTCGTTGACGACTGGCTCGTCCGGGTCGGCGTGGAGCGTTACGCCCTGGTGGGCACGTCGTTCGGCGGGCTCGTCGCGCTGCGTCTCGCCCAGCGCCGGCCCGAGCGCGTGGAGCGGCTGGTGCTCCTGGACGCGGCGGGGCTCGGCCGGGAGCTGCCGGGGCTCGTCCGGCTCGCCGGCCTGCCGCTGCTCGGCCCCGCGGTCCTGAAGCCGAGCCGGCCGGGGACGCGCTGGCTGCTGGATCACGTGTTGACGAGCCGCCCCCTCCCGCGCGAGCACGCCGCCGCCCTGGTGGACTACCTCTTCTGGTCCGCCCGCACGGGGGACGCCCGGTTGCTCGCGGCGGCCGTCGCCCGGTTCTGCGACCTCGGAGGCCAGCGCGAGGTCTTGGGGGATGAGGAGCTCGCCGCGCTCCACGCGCCGACGCTCGTCGTCTGGGGCGCGGAGGACCGCTTCCTCCCGGCCGCCCACGGCGAGCGCGCCGCAGCGCTCATCCCTCGTTCAGCGTTCGTCCGCATCCGAGGGGCCGGGCACTCGCCCAACTGGGAGGCGCCGGAAGAGCTGCTGGCCGCGCTGGTGCCGTTCGTGGCGGAAGGCTGA
- the gap gene encoding type I glyceraldehyde-3-phosphate dehydrogenase, whose protein sequence is MATRVAINGFGRIGRNILRAAKKHGVDLDFVAINDITDSETLAHLLRYDSVHGKYPGEVEVVEGGLKVDGDEIRVTAEKDPANLPWKDLEVDIVFEATGRFTAREDAEKHLEAGARKVIITAPAKGEDITIVLGVNHEKYDPSRHHVISNASCTTNALAPVVKVLLDRFGFRRGLMNTVHSYTNDQRILDLPHKDLRRARAAAMSIIPTTTGAAKATGLVIPEVKGKIDGIAMRVPTPDVSVVDLTAEVEKATSVDAVNDAFREASRTNLKGILAVSEEPLVSVDYIGHPASSIVDALSTFVVEERLVKVLAWYDNEWGYSLRCVELARYIAERM, encoded by the coding sequence GTGGCGACACGTGTGGCAATCAACGGCTTCGGTCGGATCGGCCGCAACATCCTGCGCGCCGCGAAGAAGCACGGTGTAGATCTCGACTTCGTCGCGATCAACGACATCACGGACAGCGAGACCCTCGCGCATCTGCTCCGCTACGACTCCGTCCACGGGAAGTACCCGGGCGAGGTGGAGGTGGTCGAGGGCGGGCTCAAGGTCGATGGCGACGAGATCCGCGTGACGGCGGAGAAGGATCCCGCCAACCTGCCTTGGAAGGATCTCGAGGTGGACATCGTCTTCGAGGCGACGGGCCGTTTCACGGCACGCGAGGACGCCGAGAAGCACCTCGAGGCAGGGGCACGCAAGGTCATCATCACCGCGCCCGCCAAGGGTGAGGACATCACCATCGTGCTGGGCGTCAACCACGAGAAGTACGACCCGTCCCGGCACCACGTGATCAGCAACGCGAGCTGCACCACCAACGCCCTCGCCCCGGTGGTCAAGGTGCTGCTGGACCGGTTCGGCTTCCGGCGCGGCCTCATGAACACGGTCCACTCCTACACCAACGACCAGCGGATCCTGGACCTGCCGCACAAGGACCTGCGCCGGGCGCGGGCTGCGGCGATGTCCATCATCCCCACCACCACCGGCGCGGCCAAGGCGACGGGGCTGGTGATCCCCGAGGTCAAGGGGAAGATCGACGGCATTGCCATGCGCGTGCCCACGCCGGACGTCTCGGTCGTAGACCTCACGGCCGAGGTCGAGAAGGCCACGAGCGTGGACGCGGTGAACGACGCGTTCCGCGAGGCGTCGCGGACCAACCTCAAGGGCATCCTCGCTGTCTCGGAAGAGCCGCTGGTGAGCGTTGATTACATCGGACACCCAGCGAGCTCGATCGTGGACGCGCTCTCGACGTTCGTCGTCGAGGAGCGGCTCGTGAAGGTGCTGGCGTGGTACGACAACGAGTGGGGCTACTCCCTGCGGTGTGTTGAGCTGGCGCGTTACATCGCGGAGCGTATGTAA